A window from Calliopsis andreniformis isolate RMS-2024a chromosome 7, iyCalAndr_principal, whole genome shotgun sequence encodes these proteins:
- the LOC143181685 gene encoding uncharacterized protein LOC143181685, whose product MGWIFLANILLLSLCAAGLPLPQGGGGGHGQPQAGSPSTPGPGGGTAGSGASSTLGAAGGGASGSGTGAAGGGGGVTGPGIPGGSTGGGAGGGAAGGGTNWSTGPARRGRGWRDWRRGDPTLIKGLWKSKGPLDSLGNAEAYIFLALLIGFVTVVVGCWLSDNCWSPEPEGVVTLA is encoded by the exons ATGGGGTGGATCTTCCTTGCGAATATTTTGCTACTCTCCTTATGCG CGGCAGGACTGCCGTTGCCACAGGGCGGTGGTGGGGGCCATGGACAGCCGCAGGCTGGCTCGCCGAGCACCCCGGGCCCCGGCGGTGGCACGGCTGGCAGTGGCGCGAGCAGCACTCTCGGCGCCGCTGGCGGCGGTGCTTCTGGCTCTGGCACCGGCGCCGCCGGTGGTGGCGGCGGGGTCACGGGCCCAGGGATCCCTGGGGGAAGTACCGGCGGTGGGGCCGGTGGCGGTGCCGCCGGTGGTGGCACGAATTGGTCCACGGGCCCGGCGCGTCGGGGCCGAGGGTGGCGCGACTGGCGCCGCGGCGACCCCACCCTTATCAAGGGACTGTGGAAGTCCAAGGGACCTCTAG ATTCCCTAGGCAACGCAGAAGCATACATCTTCCTAGCGCTGCTGATCGGTTTCGTGACAGTGGTGGTGGGCTGCTGGCTCTCAGACAACTGCTGGTCACCTGAGCCCGAAGGAGTGGTCACCCTAGCATAG
- the LOC143181422 gene encoding uncharacterized protein LOC143181422: MEQVFATADKLSEVIRDMQKCLQCTICLHTITAPVKTRCGHRFCRECIQTLLQDTNATCPLCKSALHRRSISKDEHMEMYIDRLEKLIQAIQIDSGIDILYQVSRPRSTCESNSSGPMENSKQKLGLPGPSGSNIKKNAKRRSGSNSKSQKSKNTARKSRDRKDSDITKYLNKNAFSGIEPLPPDELPTCQDDSTKRVQSWLETLPDDQALDDPNTATVPVENNLDDTLLCSISQNREEKIDKLDKGETKLQEQRLLSREATARQRSSETRSHDSKSSERCSKPQQVVTACDDQQPSTSGLYRSREDNKEKMEQASNDTHRTPPSDILSTTKKNWSNVVQFGKEMRRKRKKLKSLNVSIENTNKSRSNDESAKEEASTVINTSVKRRRSRGNLSESVTNVDKQLERLPNVKSVQRVTEDSPPAKEMDVSMSDQPAKESSFITLEEGEPVHIRSLNSHQMNNIIGIDCSENQEALRIEGVEGSDAPRRSALSPKQSGLAGSPLQATPTKSVMEASPPKTSETVPVPLDKSTPLIDTERMDGFALRFQSPVTSQTPSRNRLSLRKRSTDSKSNEPPGLDTAPRLLTVRRDLNRQMDQNGEEGSVERLAETRDKPKENGKEDITVSPDKIKDKQGKGQEGHLVAFRKLGKVFKHRRKLVTFLYLGSTLRRPTYNRSYLIKKVTKPCNPMDVEELRALKSSSSEKSSNSGAKVALNEPVEDDLSVPQGQPESIKPGPSIRPAASTKRIDLYKESTPMQPITIASKSDGSDDLVLVSLHDNEKALPMESAKSHSKSSASRNTASKDTVRMLSPKKDSQLKFLTLDSPTTSSAGVDQKGPGREDSSKNNNFSDIRGAHSRALIRKSQQASEASESRSSSPPEKKRKRSSSREKLDQRLKRKSRQEEGGMGNESDSGSASSKVTYVINQGTSATEAVPAKTDDSSSKDGNTVEAEPCKETVIVSSDTDPDSVDTIQMQKKTYRRVIPLLSSDTDSPDYVWLNCDKKNEAADPPASPTSKRKRTVSSDSDETDVNVIVKSWYEDTNDRGLKKGKVEPHGLEKKNDLLQAPKASFSGSNKVSALQRRHLSDLGVASNSEKQNSQNKREILSRDVFDDDSPDFGATIDRIRDIQKTSERDSNKRIVNYCLIQDNFDDVIANVDTEALEDYTQKKAKKSCEERVPCLQSSSKNIMAQSNSSDKENRYKTLEETYEFKSDDEDTLTEHVENGRKDVSQSDKLRSRPLKSIKGTVLKPAVSDKDKLDAGKDTLKDDTCYDQDSLLNITQHYLMIKQFEEDLFGKPSSSNAVERTPQKLKSAKGGSNLREEDAEHSGEEDDIVENTPDAKTRSAQSNSLASKKSSPAISLASNIKQQATTPSSVAVSSTASPTRKRDLHPLHQSTPKARALAKSNYGATCPFEKSPDLATSANESSDKQTKGVAGRSAQRLCFVCSGLLPSQIQSVRRLAQLVNAEYLAQFDDRVTHVIVKVNEENNSANKTLKYLQGVAHRKWIVGYQWVIDSLKENGLVAEEPYEAVDCRTLEAGPRNSRLRQRGLFEGFVFFCLGPYVDVSVDQFQELLRATGAIVVHSLEALMVERQRFKIIVIQAEVYKDEIIIGWYRKARAVPIIYEWVLECISQYKLISFYRYLQELSQQDVRELGFPEFLFEEDLDEDSSSMCDVST, encoded by the exons ATGGAGCAGGTGTTCGCCACTGCTGACAAACTGTCAGAAGTGATTCGGGACATGCAGAAATGTTTACAGTGCACGATTTG CTTGCACACAATAACTGCACCTGTAAAAACTCGCTGCGGGCATCGATTCTGCCGCGAGTGCATTCAGACTCTGCTGCAAGACACAAATGCAACATGCCCTTTGTGCAAATCTGCTCTCCACCGTCGCTCCATCTCCAAAGACGAGCATATGGAGATGTACATCGACAGACTGGAAAAGCTGATCCAAGCAATTCAGATCGACTCGGGCATCGACA TATTGTACCAAGTGTCCAGACCACGCAGCACCTGCGAAAGCAACTCGTCAGGGCCAATGGAAAACTCCAAACAGAAACTAGGTCTTCCTGGCCCAAGTGGCTCTAACATCAAAAAGAACGCTAAGAGACGCTCTGGATCCAACTCCAAATCGCAGAAGAGCAAAAACACAGCAAGGAAGAGTAGAGATAGGAAAGACAGCGACATAACAAAATACTTAAACAAGAATGCCTTTTCTGGCATCGAGCCTCTGCCACCTGACGAGCTTCCTACTTGCCAAGACGACTCGACGAAGAGAGTGCAAAGTTGGCTAGAGACTTTGCCTGACGACCAGGCACTCGATGATCCCAACACTGCAACAGTGCCTGTGGAGAACAACCTTGACGACACTCTGCTCTGCTCGATCTCCCAAAACAGGGAGGAGAAGATTGACAAGCTGGACAAGGGCGAAACCAAGCTGCAGGAGCAAAGGCTCTTATCCAGAGAAGCCACAGCACGTCAGAGGTCCTCAGAAACCAGGAGTCACGACTCCAAGTCGAGTGAAAGGTGCAGCAAGCCTCAGCAAGTAGTCACAGCCTGTGATGACCAGCAGCCAAGTACCTCTGGCTTATACAGATCAAGAGAAGACAATAAGGAGAAAATGGAACAGGCTTCAAACGATACTCATCGAACGCCACCTAGTGATATACTGTCAACCACGAAGAAGAACTGGTCCAACGTCGTCCAATTCGGCAAGGAGATGCGACGTAAGAGGAAGAAGCTGAAGTCTCTAAATGTCAGCATTGAGAACACAAATAAATCCCGATCTAACGACGAGTCTGCCAAAGAGGAAGCCTCGACAGTAATTAACACGAGTGTCAAAAGAAGACGAAGCAGAGGTAATCTGTCTGAGAGCGTCACGAATGTCGATAAGCAACTGGAGAGGCTGCCAAATGTGAAGAGTGTTCAGAGGGTGACAGAGGACTCTCCTCCTGCGAAGGAAATGGACGTCTCAATGTCAGACCAGCCTGCCAAGGAGTCCTCCTTCATCACCCTGGAGGAGGGCGAGCCTGTGCACATAAGAAGCCTGAATAGTCATCAGATGAACAACATCATCGGGATAGACTGCTCTGAGAATCAAGAGGCACTAAGGATCGAAGGTGTAGAGGGCAGTGACGCTCCCAGGAGGAGTGCATTGTCTCCAAAGCAAAGTGGGTTAGCTGGGAGTCCTTTGCAAGCGACCCCAACTAAAAGTGTCATGGAAGCCTCGCCTCCCAAAACCAGCGAGACTGTCCCTGTTCCATTAGACAAGAGCACTCCTCTGATAGACACGGAAAGGATGGATGGATTCGCGCTCAGATTTCAGTCGCCTGTGACCAGTCAAACGCCGAGTCGTAATAGGTTGTCCCTGAGGAAGCGAAGCACCGACTCTAAATCGAATGAACCCCCTGGCTTGGACACTGCTCCGCGATTGCTTACCGTGAGACGTGACCTGAACCGACAAATGGATCAGAATGGAGAGGAGGGTAGCGTGGAGAGATTAGCTGAAACGAGAGACAAACCTAAGGAAAATGGCAAAGAGGACATAACAGTTTCCCCAGACAAAATAAAAGACAAACAGGGGAAAGGGCAAGAGGGGCACTTAGTTGCCTTCAGAAAACTGGGCAAGGTCTTCAAGCACCGCAGGAAGCTCGTTACCTTTCTGTACTTAGGGTCAACCTTGCGCAGACCCACCTACAACAGAAGCTATCTCATAAAGAAAGTGACGAAGCCATGTAACCCTATGGATGTGGAGGAGCTTCGAGCTCTGAAGTCCAGTTCCTCTGAGAAAAGTTCTAATAGTGGTGCAAAGGTCGCACTGAATGAGCCAGTGGAGGATGATTTATCAGTGCCACAGGGACAACCTGAGTCTATCAAACCTGGACCATCAATTAGGCCAGCAGCTAGCACCAAACGCATCGACCTGTATAAAGAAAGCACGCCCATGCAACCGATCACAATTGCTAGCAAGTCAGACGGATCGGACGACCTGGTCCTAGTGTCCTTGCACGATAATGAGAAGGCACTCCCTATGGAGAGTGCCAAGAGCCACTCGAAATCCTCTGCCTCTCGGAATACAGCGTCCAAAGACACCGTCAGAATGCTGTCTCCAAAAAAGGATTCTCAGCTGAAGTTTCTCACCTTAGACTCGCCCACGACGAGCAGCGCGGGAGTTGATCAAAAAGGACCTGGCAGAGAAGACAGTAGCAAGAACAACAACTTCTCTGATATCAGAGGCGCGCATTCCAGGGCCCTCATACGCAAATCGCAGCAAGCTTCTGAGGCCTCGGAGTCCAGGTCGTCCTCCCCGCCAGAGAAGAAACGAAAAAGATCGAGCAGCAGGGAGAAGCTGGACCAAAGGCTGAAGAGGAAATCGAGGCAGGAGGAGGGTGGCATGGGCAACGAGTCTGACTCTGGAAGTGCTTCCTCTAAAGTTACGTACGTCATAAACCAAGGCACATCCGCCACTGAAGCGGTTCCTGCAAAGACAGACGACAGTAGCAGCAAGGATGGCAATACTGTCGAAGCTGAACCTTGCAAGGAAACTGTGATCGTTAgttctgacactgacccagACAGCGTGGACACTATACAGATGCAGAAGAAGACTTACAGAAGAGTTATACCTCTGCTCAGTTCTGATACAGACTCCCCTGACTACGTCTGGTTGAATTGCGATAAAAAGAACGAAGCTGCTGATCCACCAGCCTCGCCGACGTCCAAGAGGAAACGAACTGTGTCCTCAGACTCGGATGAGACAGACGTGAACGTCATCGTTAAGAGTTGGTACGAGGACACGAACGATAGGGGTTTGAAAAAAGGGAAAGTGGAGCCTCATGGGCTGGAGAAGAAGAATGACCTGTTGCAGGCCCCCAAGGCTAGCTTCTCTGGGTCCAATAAGGTGTCTGCTCTGCAACGCAGGCACCTGTCTGATCTCGGTGTCGCCTCCAACTCTGAGAAACAGAACTCCCAGAACAAGCGAGAGATTCTGAGCAGAGACGTGTTCGACGACGACTCGCCAGACTTTGGTGCTACCATAGACAGGATCAGGGACATCCAGAAGACCTCTGAGAGGGACTCCAATAAGAGGATTGTGAATTACTGCTTGATCCAGGACAACTTCGACGACGTCATCGCCAATGTTGACACAGAGGCGCTCGAGGATTATACTCAGAAAAAGGCTAAGAAGTCTTGCGAAGAGAGAGTcccctgtcttcaatcatccagcAAGAACATAATGGCTCAGTCAAACAGTTCTGATAAGGAGAACAGGTACAAAACTCTTGAAGAGACGTACGAGTTTAAAAGCGACGACGAGGACACTTTGACGGAGCACGTGGAGAATGGGAGGAAGGATGTCTCTCAGAGTGATAAACTACGATCAAGGCCTCTCAAGTCAATAAAAGGCACTGTGCTGAAGCCAGCGGTGTCCGATAAGGATAAACTGGATGCTGGGAAAGACACTTTAAAGGACGACACTTGCTATGATCAAGACTCTCTGCTGAACATCACGCAGCACTATTTGATGATCAAACAGTTCGAGGAGGACCTGTTCGGGAAACCATCGAGCTCCAATGCGGTGGAGCGCACGCCGCAGAAGCTGAAGAGTGCCAAGGGAGGCTCGAATCTGCGTGAAGAG GACGCCGAACACTCGGGCGAGGAAGATGACATTGTCGAGAACACTCCCGACGCAAAGACGAGAAG TGCTCAATCGAACAGCCTAGCTTCGAAGAAGAGCTCCCCAGCGATATCCCTCGCGTCAAACATCAAGCAGCAGGCCACGACTCCTTCGTCAGTGGCCGTCTCGAGCACCGCCTCTCCAACGCGCAAGAGGGACCTGCACCCGCTGCATCAAAGCACGCCGAAGGCGCGAGCCCTGGCGAAGAGTAATTACGGAGCCACGTGCCCATTCGAGAAGAGTCCCGATCTCGCGACGAGTGCGAACGAGTCTTCCGACAAACAAACGAAGGGCGTGGCTGGGAGGAGCGCGCAGAGGCTCTGCTTCGTCTGCAGCGGCCTCCTGCCCTCGCAGATCCAGAGCGTCAGGAGGCTGGCCCAGCTGGTGAACGCGGAGTACCTGGCGCAGTTCGACGATCGAGTGACGCACGTCATCGTCAAGGTGAACGAGGAGAACAATAGCGCCAACAAGACGCTCAAGTACCTGCAGGGGGTGGCTCATAGGAAGTGGATAGTGGGCTATCAGTGGGTGATCGATTCGCTGAAGGAGAATGGGCTGGTGGCTGAGGAACCCTATGAAGCTGTGGACTGCAGGACTCTCGAGGCTGGACCTCGAAACTCGCGGCTCAGGCAGAGGGGACTGTTCGAGGGATTCGTGTTCTTCTGCCTGGGGCCTTACGTGGATGTCTCTGTTGATCAGTTCcag GAGTTGCTACGTGCTACTGGTGCCATTGTGGTCCATTCGCTGGAAGCCCTGATGGTCGAGAGACAGAGGTTCAAGATTATTGTAATTCAGGCGGAAGTTTACAAGGACGAAATTATCA TAGGGTGGTATAGAAAGGCTCGTGCTGTGCCGATTATCTACGAGTGGGTGCTCGAATGTATCAGTCAGTACAAACTGATATCGTTCTATCGGTACCTGCAGGAGCTGTCGCAACAGGACGTCCGCGAGCTCGGCTTCCCAGAATTCCTTTTCGAGGAGGACCTTGACGAGGACTCCAGTAGCATGTGCGACGTGTCGACATGA